A genomic window from Paenibacillus sp. FSL K6-0276 includes:
- a CDS encoding PIG-L family deacetylase, which yields MSSKSAADKLMVVAHPDDESIFGGGALLEESGWKVICLTNCSNETRSREFRTAMKFVDAGYEIWDFPDEYEGDFDEEQVKDALRNLLDTGHFHKVVTHNLHGEYGHSQHKSLSRILHSMNIDCLNVFDTANDPLPFHILQMKLKLLQHYKSQMYVIEQLMPFIVNERLIQADPWES from the coding sequence ATGTCATCCAAATCGGCAGCAGATAAGCTCATGGTAGTCGCTCATCCTGACGATGAAAGCATATTTGGAGGTGGAGCTTTATTAGAGGAGTCAGGCTGGAAAGTCATTTGCCTGACGAACTGTAGCAACGAGACTCGTTCACGGGAATTCCGAACAGCGATGAAGTTCGTTGACGCCGGGTACGAAATATGGGACTTCCCAGACGAATATGAAGGAGATTTTGATGAAGAACAAGTGAAAGACGCTTTAAGAAACCTACTGGATACTGGCCATTTCCATAAAGTTGTCACTCATAATCTGCACGGGGAATACGGGCATAGTCAGCATAAGTCGCTATCCCGTATTTTGCACAGCATGAATATAGATTGTTTAAATGTATTCGATACAGCAAACGATCCGCTTCCATTTCATATATTGCAAATGAAACTCAAATTATTGCAGCACTATAAAAGCCAAATGTATGTCATTGAACAATTGATGCCCTTCATAGTGAACGAGAGGTTAATTCAGGCTGACCCGTGGGAATCTTAA
- a CDS encoding glycosyltransferase encodes MKKKAEVRSKKPIVKKRIYSEKPLVQYVVNAQPPKQVVLFNKEVANRRMEPRYSVRDLRILMVLDQFNIGGTETHVLTCTRELLRNGIHVVVAGKRGEMCDAFAALGCPVYEINFVTNEHLSNDADEQKIISQLKQIMNTEGITAVHIHQVPSGSFAAKAADQLCIPRLWTLHMLLPFTIDEIELIKSSAAVICVSPSIVKQLPVKDLPVQLIPNGIDTVQFNYRSLIQSDLREELGIPKGAPVIMYTGRLSWEKADICRDVIEACRQLKAAHYPNLNILVTGEGRHSENIKSLVDVIHKEMKGKFIHLLGNTLNMSSYYSISDVFVGTGRAALEALACCRPVVAVGVKGFVGLVHPGNYRSAWETWFGDHHADEIWTVEKLKADIKRAMDMPVQENMETGWVNRNLVKEQFNFTRTTDMLMNVYANILNDRYASYEVE; translated from the coding sequence ATGAAAAAAAAAGCTGAGGTTCGCAGCAAGAAACCAATCGTTAAGAAACGCATATACAGCGAAAAGCCGCTCGTACAGTACGTCGTGAACGCTCAACCGCCCAAGCAAGTGGTCTTGTTCAATAAAGAAGTAGCGAATCGCAGAATGGAACCGCGATATTCAGTTAGAGACTTGCGCATTTTAATGGTACTGGATCAATTTAATATCGGCGGAACTGAAACGCACGTGCTGACATGCACACGAGAATTACTTAGAAACGGTATTCACGTCGTTGTAGCCGGGAAACGAGGAGAAATGTGTGATGCATTCGCCGCATTAGGCTGTCCCGTATATGAGATTAACTTCGTCACGAACGAACATTTAAGTAATGATGCTGATGAGCAGAAGATTATCTCCCAATTAAAACAAATCATGAATACAGAAGGAATTACGGCCGTCCATATTCATCAAGTCCCTTCCGGTTCTTTCGCTGCAAAAGCCGCAGATCAATTGTGTATCCCTCGTTTATGGACGCTTCACATGTTACTTCCTTTTACAATCGATGAAATCGAGCTGATAAAAAGCAGCGCGGCGGTCATCTGCGTGAGCCCTTCCATAGTGAAACAATTGCCGGTAAAAGATCTGCCGGTCCAATTGATTCCTAACGGAATTGATACCGTGCAGTTCAATTACCGCTCGCTTATTCAGAGTGATTTACGCGAAGAACTGGGAATTCCAAAAGGCGCACCTGTTATTATGTACACCGGCAGATTATCTTGGGAAAAAGCGGATATTTGCAGAGACGTCATAGAAGCATGCAGACAGTTAAAGGCCGCACACTACCCTAACCTAAATATTCTCGTGACTGGCGAAGGGCGGCATAGTGAGAATATTAAATCGCTAGTTGATGTGATTCACAAAGAGATGAAGGGCAAATTCATTCATTTGCTGGGGAATACTCTCAATATGTCTTCCTATTATTCCATCAGCGATGTCTTTGTTGGCACCGGGAGAGCTGCCCTTGAGGCTCTGGCCTGCTGTCGTCCTGTGGTCGCTGTTGGTGTGAAAGGTTTTGTCGGGCTGGTTCACCCAGGAAATTACCGATCAGCATGGGAGACATGGTTTGGTGACCATCATGCCGATGAAATCTGGACAGTAGAGAAGCTAAAAGCAGATATAAAGCGAGCAATGGATATGCCGGTTCAAGAAAATATGGAAACAGGTTGGGTAAACCGAAATCTGGTGAAGGAACAATTCAACTTCACCCGTACTACAGATATGTTGATGAACGTATATGCAAACATTCTAAATGACCGTTATGCCTCCTATGAGGTGGAGTGA
- a CDS encoding glycosyltransferase family 2 protein, which produces MSLARIDQLVSIVIPCFNAESYIEDCLDHLYDQIYPSTEIIVVDDASTDSSVDRIQLWQARRRFPRFTLLQLPRNVGFSGSLTTGLFMANGEYIAFHDADDYSHPERISKQVEFLMSNPQISMVGTNYMAFEDSDIRKQTPSNWLSYGEDIFRRYAIGDHCVSSPTILFRGSVFDRLGGLSRNMNGAEDYEFIAKCVSHGIRVENLRETLYYYRSHTAQRSREFYG; this is translated from the coding sequence GTGTCGCTTGCACGAATTGACCAGCTTGTAAGTATTGTGATCCCGTGCTTTAACGCAGAATCTTACATTGAGGACTGTCTCGATCATTTATACGACCAAATCTACCCAAGCACAGAAATCATCGTTGTGGATGATGCATCCACGGACAGTTCTGTCGATCGTATCCAATTGTGGCAGGCCCGCCGGCGATTCCCCCGTTTTACGCTGCTTCAGTTGCCTCGTAATGTAGGATTTTCCGGTTCTCTAACAACGGGACTGTTTATGGCGAACGGAGAATATATCGCATTTCACGATGCGGATGACTACTCTCATCCAGAAAGGATTAGTAAGCAGGTTGAGTTTCTGATGAGCAACCCGCAGATTAGTATGGTCGGCACGAACTATATGGCTTTTGAAGATAGCGACATTCGAAAACAAACCCCATCGAATTGGCTAAGTTATGGCGAGGATATCTTCAGGAGATATGCGATAGGAGATCATTGCGTCTCTAGTCCGACCATTTTGTTTCGAGGCAGTGTATTTGATCGCTTGGGAGGACTTTCCCGGAACATGAATGGAGCCGAAGATTATGAGTTTATTGCCAAGTGCGTTTCTCACGGCATCCGGGTCGAAAACCTGCGAGAGACCCTATACTATTACCGCTCTCATACGGCCCAGCGTTCCCGTGAATTTTATGGATAA
- a CDS encoding HipA family kinase, whose translation MSILAVQYIRPMEDGWSLPHLFKCEDGQTYVVKFINNRAGSGILANELIAYRLGKWLGLPVAPYRIIQVTRDLVDMFPVLKSLDIAAGLHLGSLYFEQGTTSFEDVNLALCKNLYHAAGMIVFDHWINNWDRHIAESNLLYIPDQRKILMIDHSDAFFGPDWNTEECMDDVNRMDIFWGPLYEMFVPFIDSPDPFGHYVSLVEKVSEKAVIEAVKGLPRQWNISREDVTGLIDFLLCRRKLVRGALEELRDNFPIWTQEDQ comes from the coding sequence ATGAGCATCCTGGCTGTGCAATACATTAGACCCATGGAAGATGGATGGTCACTCCCGCATCTGTTCAAATGTGAGGACGGTCAAACCTATGTTGTTAAATTCATAAATAATCGTGCCGGTTCTGGTATATTAGCCAACGAGCTGATAGCTTACCGTCTAGGAAAATGGCTCGGATTGCCGGTTGCACCCTATCGCATTATCCAGGTAACACGGGATCTTGTGGATATGTTCCCTGTTTTGAAAAGCTTGGATATCGCTGCAGGCTTGCATCTTGGCAGTTTGTATTTCGAACAAGGGACGACCTCGTTTGAGGATGTCAATTTGGCATTATGCAAAAATCTATATCATGCAGCTGGGATGATTGTATTTGATCATTGGATCAATAATTGGGATCGGCATATCGCAGAGTCCAATCTATTATATATACCGGACCAACGAAAAATTCTAATGATTGATCACTCGGATGCTTTTTTTGGACCAGATTGGAACACAGAAGAATGTATGGACGATGTGAATAGAATGGATATATTCTGGGGTCCCTTATATGAAATGTTTGTTCCTTTTATTGATAGTCCGGACCCGTTCGGCCATTATGTCTCGTTAGTCGAAAAGGTCAGCGAAAAAGCGGTCATTGAAGCGGTAAAGGGGCTTCCTAGACAGTGGAATATCTCCCGGGAAGATGTGACCGGGTTGATTGATTTTTTACTATGCAGGAGGAAGCTCGTTCGGGGTGCTTTGGAGGAATTAAGGGACAATTTTCCGATCTGGACGCAGGAGGATCAGTAG
- a CDS encoding CotS family spore coat protein — MFHQLLQTASAQYGIAFYEFEILHKTGRTLVLAVKSLQGDYVLKSIFTSEKRLQFILEAEYFLRLQGIHIPKIFPTLTGTPYFLWEGDRYVLQEKLQGASFPPTTIEVVTRRAALLGKMHSSSLGFLSKHGPYDCEERQWLSTYLRKLSSMRHWAHWYGNSRASKKKMILSYIDFFQQAGQELVERLERHAFFKSWIDAPLQKHFLCHGDFHSDNILTVGSSLYVIDFEFIRYDYPSKDIGRFLQGMMNRRKAWDPVWFDHLLNSYLRENPLNENQLELMYFDLAFPHSFSRFLDKGGYRKIPFDDVTAYLQREYDKTIYFLNQTK, encoded by the coding sequence ATGTTTCACCAGTTGCTGCAAACCGCTTCAGCACAATATGGGATCGCATTCTACGAATTCGAAATTCTTCATAAAACGGGGCGAACGCTGGTCCTGGCTGTGAAGTCACTACAGGGTGATTATGTTCTGAAAAGTATTTTTACCAGTGAAAAACGCCTCCAGTTTATCTTGGAAGCCGAATACTTCCTACGTTTGCAGGGAATTCATATCCCGAAGATCTTTCCCACTCTCACGGGCACACCTTATTTTCTGTGGGAAGGCGACCGTTATGTCCTGCAAGAAAAATTGCAGGGGGCTTCGTTTCCTCCAACAACAATAGAGGTAGTGACTCGTAGAGCAGCTCTTCTTGGGAAAATGCATTCCTCTTCGCTCGGTTTCCTTTCGAAACATGGACCATACGATTGTGAGGAAAGGCAGTGGCTAAGCACTTATCTGAGGAAATTATCCTCTATGAGGCACTGGGCGCACTGGTATGGAAACTCTAGAGCATCTAAAAAAAAGATGATCCTGTCCTATATCGATTTTTTTCAGCAAGCAGGACAGGAGTTGGTTGAACGGCTTGAGCGGCATGCCTTTTTTAAAAGCTGGATCGACGCTCCTCTTCAAAAGCATTTTTTGTGTCACGGCGACTTTCATAGCGACAATATCCTGACGGTGGGATCAAGTCTCTATGTTATCGACTTTGAATTCATTCGATATGACTATCCCTCCAAAGATATAGGCCGTTTTCTGCAAGGTATGATGAATCGGCGAAAAGCTTGGGATCCTGTCTGGTTTGATCATCTTCTAAATTCTTACCTCCGGGAAAATCCGTTGAACGAGAATCAATTGGAGCTTATGTATTTCGACCTAGCTTTTCCTCATAGCTTTTCCCGCTTTTTAGATAAAGGTGGATATAGAAAAATACCCTTTGATGATGTAACAGCTTATTTACAAAGAGAGTATGATAAAACTATTTATTTCCTGAACCAAACCAAATGA
- a CDS encoding cation-translocating P-type ATPase, protein MEYYRNSVTDSLKELQSSANGLTTAEVDKRLERDGYNELKGKKKDPIWKLFLENFKDPMVVVLLIAAIVQIVMGQVMESLIIFLVLILNAVISVIQTRKAESSLDALQQMSAPEAKVLRDGALKTVPARELVRGDIVLLESGDFVPADGRIIESGSLKINEGMLTGESEAVEKHTDTIAKESPLGDRRNMAFSGSLVVYGRGTLVVTGTALTTEIGKIAELIESAEAKQTPLQRKLETFSKQLGIAIILLSVLIFAIQAGRVWLSNDTVDTTEAILNALMFAVAVAVAAIPEALSSIVTIVLSVGTNKMAKQHAIIRKLPAVEALGSTSVICTDKTGTLTQNKMTVVDYFLPEGDRDQFNQEPEEWSEEARRLLHIAVLCNDSNINEDGKELGDPTEVALIAFSNSKNKDYREIRDNFPREAELPFDSDRKLMTTLHTFNGQKAMITKGGPDVLFGLCTHVLLSGKEVPMTPEVLERFIEANEEFSSRALRVLAYAYKTVPNTFTEVGLEDEQNLVLVGLTAMIDPPREAVYGAIAESKKAGIRTIMITGDHKTTAQAIGRDIGLMTEKEIAVTGQELDAMSDEELDNKLEQIGVYARVSPENKIRIVRAWQRKGKITAMTGDGVNDAPALKQADIGIAMGSGTDVAKDAAAMILTDDNFVSIVNAVSVGRTVFDNIKKAIAYLFSGNLGAIIAILFALIFDWISPFTAIQLLFINLANDSLPAIALGMEKPEPNVMSRNPRELKEGIFAGGMMQAIITRGLLIGIAVIISQYIGLQDSPDMGVAMAFTTLILSRTLQTFAARSNSQTAIEAGFFSNKYVIGAVLVCFAFYGIAVLPGVREIFSIPASFGMSEWLIASGLALGAVILMELTKLVRRAFTPKSAS, encoded by the coding sequence GTGGAGTATTACCGCAATAGTGTAACAGACAGTTTAAAGGAACTGCAGAGTTCCGCTAACGGGCTTACGACGGCAGAAGTCGACAAACGACTGGAACGAGATGGTTACAATGAATTAAAAGGAAAGAAAAAGGATCCCATCTGGAAGCTTTTCCTTGAAAATTTCAAGGACCCTATGGTGGTCGTACTGCTTATAGCGGCCATTGTCCAGATTGTTATGGGACAAGTTATGGAGTCGCTTATCATTTTCCTCGTGTTAATTCTCAATGCAGTTATAAGTGTCATTCAAACCCGTAAAGCAGAGAGTTCACTCGACGCCTTGCAGCAGATGTCGGCACCCGAGGCCAAAGTGTTGCGGGATGGAGCATTAAAAACCGTCCCTGCAAGGGAGCTTGTTCGCGGTGATATCGTATTACTGGAATCCGGCGATTTTGTACCCGCCGATGGCCGTATCATAGAATCGGGAAGCTTGAAGATCAATGAAGGCATGCTGACCGGAGAATCCGAGGCTGTAGAGAAGCATACGGATACCATCGCGAAAGAATCTCCACTCGGAGACCGTCGTAATATGGCATTCAGCGGTTCTTTGGTTGTATATGGCCGTGGAACCCTTGTAGTAACAGGAACTGCACTGACTACCGAAATCGGAAAAATTGCTGAACTCATTGAAAGCGCCGAAGCCAAACAAACGCCACTGCAGCGTAAGCTCGAAACCTTCAGCAAGCAGCTAGGTATAGCCATCATCCTGCTGTCCGTTCTAATCTTTGCCATCCAAGCCGGACGTGTTTGGCTGTCGAATGATACAGTGGATACAACGGAAGCCATCCTGAATGCGCTAATGTTTGCAGTCGCTGTAGCTGTCGCTGCTATTCCCGAAGCTCTGTCCTCGATCGTAACTATTGTCCTATCCGTAGGTACGAACAAAATGGCTAAGCAACATGCGATTATTCGTAAGCTACCAGCCGTCGAAGCACTTGGATCAACCAGTGTCATCTGTACGGACAAAACCGGTACTCTGACCCAAAATAAAATGACGGTTGTAGATTACTTTTTACCGGAAGGTGACCGTGATCAATTCAATCAAGAGCCCGAAGAATGGTCTGAGGAAGCCCGGCGCCTACTACATATTGCCGTGCTCTGCAACGACTCGAACATTAATGAGGATGGTAAAGAGCTTGGGGACCCGACAGAAGTGGCACTTATTGCCTTCAGCAACAGCAAGAATAAAGATTACAGGGAAATACGCGACAATTTCCCTCGCGAAGCCGAACTTCCTTTTGACTCGGATCGCAAGCTGATGACTACCCTGCACACTTTTAACGGGCAAAAAGCAATGATCACCAAAGGCGGTCCGGATGTGCTCTTTGGTCTATGCACGCACGTACTGTTAAGTGGAAAAGAAGTGCCGATGACCCCGGAAGTTCTTGAACGTTTCATTGAAGCCAATGAGGAATTCTCCAGCAGAGCACTGCGTGTACTTGCCTATGCTTACAAAACTGTGCCAAATACGTTCACTGAAGTCGGACTGGAAGATGAACAAAATCTGGTGCTCGTAGGTTTGACAGCTATGATTGATCCCCCTCGGGAAGCCGTCTACGGCGCGATCGCAGAATCCAAGAAGGCTGGAATCCGGACCATCATGATTACTGGTGATCATAAGACAACCGCACAAGCAATCGGACGCGATATCGGCCTGATGACCGAAAAAGAAATTGCCGTAACCGGCCAAGAGCTCGATGCCATGTCCGACGAAGAACTTGATAATAAGCTTGAGCAGATTGGTGTGTACGCCCGAGTCTCCCCGGAGAACAAGATCAGAATAGTCCGAGCGTGGCAGCGGAAAGGCAAAATAACAGCCATGACCGGTGATGGCGTAAATGATGCGCCTGCCTTAAAGCAAGCGGATATCGGAATTGCCATGGGCAGTGGAACGGATGTTGCTAAAGATGCGGCTGCCATGATTTTGACCGATGATAATTTTGTATCTATCGTTAATGCTGTATCTGTGGGCAGAACGGTGTTCGACAATATTAAAAAAGCGATCGCCTATTTGTTTTCAGGCAACCTGGGTGCGATTATCGCCATCCTCTTTGCCCTTATCTTCGACTGGATTAGTCCTTTCACGGCGATTCAGCTTCTATTCATCAATCTGGCGAATGATTCTCTGCCCGCCATTGCTCTTGGTATGGAAAAACCTGAACCTAATGTGATGAGCAGAAATCCAAGAGAACTCAAGGAAGGAATATTTGCTGGAGGAATGATGCAGGCTATTATTACCCGTGGTCTACTTATAGGTATAGCCGTAATTATATCCCAGTATATCGGACTTCAGGATTCACCTGATATGGGCGTGGCCATGGCATTCACAACCCTGATCCTTTCTCGTACGCTTCAGACTTTTGCCGCTCGCTCGAACAGTCAAACTGCTATTGAAGCTGGCTTTTTCAGCAACAAATACGTCATTGGAGCCGTACTGGTCTGCTTTGCATTTTACGGCATTGCGGTTCTGCCTGGGGTCAGAGAAATCTTCTCTATTCCGGCTTCGTTCGGGATGTCAGAGTGGCTGATTGCAAGCGGCCTGGCACTTGGCGCCGTTATCCTAATGGAATTGACAAAGCTGGTTCGCAGAGCGTTCACGCCCAAATCGGCTTCTTGA
- a CDS encoding endo-1,4-beta-xylanase, giving the protein MKLYYNDYNEDNQNKAQAIYSMVKEINDKYALTHPGKLLIDGVGIQAHYSINTNPENVERSLEKFISLGVEVNIFPF; this is encoded by the coding sequence ATTAAGCTCTATTACAACGATTATAACGAAGATAATCAGAATAAAGCGCAGGCCATCTACAGTATGGTCAAAGAAATTAATGATAAGTATGCGCTGACTCACCCCGGCAAACTGCTTATAGACGGCGTTGGCATACAGGCGCACTACAGCATTAATACGAACCCGGAAAATGTGGAGCGGTCCTTGGAGAAGTTTATTTCCTTGGGCGTCGAAGTTAACATCTTCCCTTTTTAG
- a CDS encoding metallophosphoesterase, which yields MKKQIESAKKRSPLSSLKPKRNLNLKATAQIINFAVIGDSHVGYGSSSSIFRNLLPKAVSSGNKRFVIFGGDNTQAGANHGNNANAYYKDFKDTVTSTLGSIPYKASIGNWEASTQSLFTQYLGAVEGQMNFPGTQGKVKYVWLNCALGKFTPASITLLNNLDERYYYIIDFHWPLKVSGITVDPSHVLSASETNKFFSAIPMKVRDKVLAIFTHHGHLFYRKLNNIYPSYSNTKFFVCGCSGDYKCKPNGDRGYYNATLTINGAAFNVDAFKMSVM from the coding sequence ATGAAAAAGCAGATAGAATCCGCTAAGAAGCGAAGTCCTCTCTCCAGCCTTAAGCCCAAACGCAATCTGAATCTTAAAGCAACGGCCCAGATCATTAACTTTGCGGTTATTGGTGATAGCCATGTGGGATATGGGAGCAGCTCAAGCATTTTTAGAAATCTTTTGCCTAAAGCAGTGAGCAGCGGGAATAAGAGGTTTGTTATTTTTGGAGGAGATAATACTCAAGCGGGAGCTAATCATGGAAATAATGCGAATGCCTACTACAAGGACTTCAAGGATACGGTGACAAGCACGCTCGGGAGCATCCCTTATAAAGCATCTATAGGAAATTGGGAGGCAAGTACCCAGTCCTTATTCACACAATATTTAGGTGCAGTAGAAGGGCAAATGAATTTCCCGGGTACGCAGGGTAAGGTGAAGTATGTATGGCTTAATTGTGCACTTGGAAAGTTCACGCCGGCCAGTATAACTTTATTAAATAATTTAGATGAAAGGTATTACTATATTATTGATTTTCATTGGCCTTTAAAAGTGAGCGGGATCACGGTCGATCCTAGCCATGTATTAAGCGCATCGGAGACGAATAAGTTTTTTTCGGCCATACCTATGAAAGTGAGAGATAAAGTACTGGCCATTTTCACGCATCATGGACACCTGTTTTATAGGAAGCTTAACAATATTTATCCTAGTTATAGCAATACAAAATTTTTTGTGTGCGGATGTTCTGGTGATTATAAATGTAAGCCAAATGGTGATCGAGGTTATTATAATGCCACATTGACCATCAATGGGGCTGCTTTTAATGTTGATGCTTTTAAGATGTCAGTTATGTAG
- a CDS encoding FAD-dependent oxidoreductase: protein MSKKVLIVGGVAGGASAAARLRRLDEEAHIVMFERDPYISFANCGLPYYIGGSIQDRSKLLVQTPEAMHKRFNIDVRIQSEVVSIDPVNKKVRVESKEKGSYEESYDALILSPGAKPIRPNLPGIESSKIHMLRNIPDTDKIKTKVSAEGTRSAVVIGGGFIGVEMAENLREAGLEVSLIEAGPQILAPFDTEMSSILAKELDEHGLNLIFSDMVQGFAEVGEQIQVQLASGTVLQSDMVLLAIGVSPDTSFLKDSGLEFGPRGHILVNERMETNLDQVYAVGDAVEVVDFVNGTKTAIPLAGPANKQGRIAADNVSGLGTTYKGSQGTSIIKVFGITGASTGNNEKTLQRLGLPYHVIYIHPSSHATYYPGATPISMKLIFDPKGTVLGAQAVGYSGVDKRIDDIATVIRFRGTVTDLTELELSYAPPYSSAKDPVNMAGFAAENILQGMTTVFVPNDLEGRDKNNTILVDVRSEIEHVNGHIEGSINIPVDDLRGRLSELDPSKEIWVYCQVGLRGYTASRILQQKGFHVKNLTGGYKTYQMSQFTPKKKDNQTPNVGISAARKEIAAAVALAGTGTGTSTGIATGSATGPTTGTITGSAIGAGSTPTNTNVTAFTSNSSAPVSAPAKQKLDLTPDSVLDACGLCCPGPLIQVKMSMDPLQDGQVLKVTVSDPGFYEDIKAWARMSKHTLLQLTKLPTGMIEAYLRKGVTEESAPVGAQPVQTSNASTMVVFSGDLDKAIASFIIANGAASSGKKVTMFFTFWGLNIIRKDEKVPVNKNFIGKMFGAMMPRGSRKLTLSNMNMMGMGSKMIRSVMKNNNVSSLEELIQMAVDQGVEIVACQMSMDLMGITREELIDGVGIGGVGYYLGQADQSSHNLFI, encoded by the coding sequence ATGAGTAAAAAAGTATTGATTGTCGGTGGAGTTGCAGGAGGAGCATCAGCAGCCGCTCGACTGCGGAGATTAGATGAAGAGGCTCATATCGTAATGTTTGAGCGTGATCCGTACATTTCTTTTGCCAATTGCGGACTACCTTATTATATTGGAGGTTCCATTCAGGACCGCTCCAAACTGCTGGTGCAGACACCTGAAGCGATGCATAAACGTTTTAACATCGATGTCCGGATTCAAAGTGAAGTGGTGTCTATCGACCCTGTGAACAAGAAAGTACGAGTAGAAAGTAAAGAAAAAGGCTCTTATGAAGAGAGCTATGATGCTCTGATTTTATCGCCAGGTGCTAAACCGATTCGTCCGAATTTGCCCGGTATCGAGAGTTCCAAAATTCACATGCTGCGCAACATTCCCGACACTGACAAAATCAAAACCAAAGTCTCAGCGGAAGGCACTCGTTCGGCCGTTGTGATCGGAGGCGGATTTATCGGCGTTGAAATGGCTGAGAACCTTAGAGAAGCTGGACTAGAAGTTTCCTTAATTGAGGCAGGACCGCAAATCTTAGCTCCGTTTGATACCGAAATGTCTTCTATTTTGGCAAAGGAGCTTGACGAGCATGGGCTAAATCTTATTTTTTCGGATATGGTTCAGGGGTTTGCCGAGGTAGGAGAACAGATACAGGTTCAATTAGCAAGTGGTACCGTGCTTCAGAGTGATATGGTTCTGCTGGCTATCGGCGTGTCGCCTGATACCTCTTTCCTGAAAGATAGTGGCTTAGAATTCGGTCCCCGCGGCCATATTTTAGTCAATGAACGGATGGAGACAAATCTGGATCAAGTGTACGCTGTAGGTGACGCTGTTGAGGTGGTTGATTTCGTAAACGGAACTAAAACCGCTATTCCACTAGCAGGCCCTGCCAATAAGCAAGGACGGATTGCTGCGGACAACGTTAGCGGTCTAGGCACTACTTACAAGGGTTCCCAAGGAACTTCCATCATCAAAGTATTTGGAATCACAGGTGCTTCTACCGGTAATAATGAAAAAACACTACAGCGCTTGGGCTTACCTTATCACGTGATTTATATACATCCAAGCTCTCACGCAACCTATTACCCGGGGGCAACTCCGATATCTATGAAGCTGATTTTTGATCCAAAAGGAACGGTGCTCGGAGCACAAGCTGTCGGTTATAGTGGAGTAGATAAACGTATCGACGATATCGCTACAGTGATTCGCTTTAGAGGTACGGTCACTGATTTAACGGAATTGGAGCTTTCTTACGCCCCTCCATATTCTTCCGCTAAAGATCCGGTGAATATGGCTGGATTTGCAGCTGAAAATATTTTGCAAGGCATGACCACGGTATTCGTTCCTAACGATTTAGAAGGTCGCGACAAGAACAACACTATCTTAGTTGACGTACGTTCGGAAATCGAGCATGTCAACGGTCATATTGAAGGCTCTATTAACATCCCTGTAGATGATCTGCGTGGTCGTCTAAGCGAGCTTGACCCGAGTAAAGAAATTTGGGTGTATTGCCAAGTTGGACTTAGAGGCTACACCGCTTCCCGGATTTTGCAGCAAAAAGGTTTCCATGTGAAGAATCTCACCGGAGGTTATAAAACCTATCAAATGAGCCAATTTACGCCTAAAAAAAAAGATAACCAGACTCCAAACGTCGGTATATCAGCAGCCCGTAAAGAAATCGCAGCAGCAGTAGCATTGGCGGGAACTGGCACTGGCACTTCTACTGGTATTGCTACTGGTTCTGCTACTGGACCAACTACCGGTACTATTACTGGATCAGCAATTGGAGCTGGGTCAACTCCAACCAATACCAATGTTACAGCTTTCACGTCCAACTCCAGCGCACCAGTATCCGCCCCAGCCAAGCAAAAATTGGATCTAACACCTGATTCCGTGCTTGACGCTTGCGGACTGTGCTGCCCTGGGCCGCTGATCCAAGTCAAAATGAGCATGGACCCGTTGCAAGACGGACAAGTCTTGAAGGTAACGGTTTCCGATCCGGGATTCTATGAAGATATCAAGGCATGGGCTCGCATGTCTAAGCACACGCTTTTGCAATTAACGAAGCTGCCTACTGGCATGATCGAAGCTTATCTGCGCAAAGGAGTTACCGAAGAATCCGCTCCAGTAGGAGCACAACCTGTCCAAACTAGTAACGCAAGCACGATGGTTGTATTCAGCGGTGATCTAGATAAAGCGATCGCTTCCTTCATCATTGCCAATGGAGCAGCATCCAGCGGCAAAAAGGTTACCATGTTCTTTACCTTCTGGGGCCTTAATATTATCCGCAAGGATGAAAAAGTACCTGTGAACAAGAACTTCATTGGCAAAATGTTCGGAGCGATGATGCCCCGCGGCAGTCGGAAGCTAACGCTTTCGAATATGAACATGATGGGCATGGGCTCCAAGATGATTCGCTCTGTAATGAAGAACAATAATGTCTCTTCTTTGGAAGAATTGATTCAAATGGCTGTCGACCAAGGCGTCGAGATCGTTGCCTGCCAAATGTCTATGGATCTTATGGGCATCACCCGTGAAGAACTGATCGACGGCGTGGGAATCGGCGGCGTGGGTTATTACCTCGGCCAAGCCGATCAATCTAGTCATAATCTATTTATCTAA